In Psychrobacter sp. JCM 18902, a single window of DNA contains:
- a CDS encoding ABC transporter permease has protein sequence MPKKRRLNPIWQARLNRFRRNRLGVVSLFIFALIFVICMAANVIANDKPLLVQYQSDYYFPVLKAYPETTFGGVFETETNYKDPAVQTLIDEQGFYIMPPIPFADQTPNVELGIPYPAAPNSQNWLGTDDLGRDVLARILYGMRVSLLFGLALTLAGAVIGVIVGAIQGYYGGWIDLAGQRFMEVWGGMPQLFMIIILVSLFSPSIFMLFAMMLLFGWMGLVGLIRAEFLRARNFDYVRAARNLGVSDSQIMLRHILPNALASSLSQLPFILTANIIALTALDFLGYGLPPGSPSLGELMVQGKNNLDAPWLALSGFFSLTFILSLLIFVGEALRDAFDPRRS, from the coding sequence ATGCCAAAAAAACGTCGCCTAAATCCTATCTGGCAGGCGCGACTTAATCGCTTTCGCCGTAATCGTCTAGGCGTCGTATCATTATTCATTTTTGCACTGATATTCGTCATTTGTATGGCAGCCAATGTGATTGCCAATGACAAGCCGCTACTGGTGCAGTATCAAAGCGATTATTACTTTCCTGTCCTAAAAGCTTATCCTGAAACGACTTTTGGTGGGGTGTTTGAGACCGAGACCAATTATAAAGACCCTGCGGTACAGACGCTGATTGATGAGCAGGGTTTTTACATTATGCCGCCGATTCCATTTGCCGATCAGACACCAAACGTTGAGCTGGGTATTCCATATCCAGCAGCGCCCAATAGCCAGAACTGGCTTGGTACTGATGACTTGGGTCGCGACGTGTTGGCACGGATACTTTATGGCATGCGCGTGTCATTATTGTTCGGTTTAGCATTAACACTTGCTGGGGCAGTGATTGGTGTTATCGTCGGTGCGATACAAGGCTATTACGGTGGTTGGATAGATTTGGCAGGGCAGCGCTTCATGGAAGTATGGGGCGGTATGCCGCAGCTGTTTATGATTATTATTTTGGTCAGTTTATTCAGCCCCAGTATCTTCATGCTATTTGCAATGATGTTATTATTTGGTTGGATGGGACTGGTTGGTTTGATACGGGCAGAGTTTTTGCGCGCGCGTAACTTTGATTATGTGCGCGCTGCCCGTAATCTTGGGGTATCGGACAGTCAAATCATGCTAAGGCATATCTTGCCCAATGCCCTAGCGTCAAGTTTGTCACAGCTACCATTTATATTGACAGCTAATATTATCGCTTTAACAGCATTAGACTTTTTAGGTTATGGCTTGCCGCCTGGTTCACCATCGCTTGGTGAGCTTATGGTACAAGGGAAAAATAATCTCGATGCACCATGGCTTGCGCTATCAGGATTTTTTAGCTTAACATTCATTTTATCACTGCTAATATTCGTTGGCGAAGCGCTGCGTGATGCGTTTGATCCGAGGCGTTCTTAA
- a CDS encoding ABC transporter ATP-binding protein encodes MIDTQTDSLNGNYSNTQQKLMLSVDKLSILTNNGVTLVDKLSYELRQGQTLAIVGESGSGKSIASLALLGLLPDSLTVSGEVKLAGSAGLTVLPIANANVSVKARNAALRSIRGQRIGMVFQEPMTALNPLHTVGKQIAESLRLVGVPKKQWQSQTIDLLNDVNITNPIDKLNRYPHELSGGQRQRVMIAMALAQQPDILIADEPTTALDVTLQHEILALLDDLKRQHNMAMVLISHDLNLVRRYSDEVIVMRQGKRIEQGQTISVFNQPKAEYTRSLIKQDFGQALNFSNDDQNHPPTVLQVSNLQVQFPIEKSLFGGTKRWFDAVKDVDMTLQKGWALGIVGESGSGKTTTALALSQLLSNQARVGGEIMVNGQDISVLSKGELRQFRSQIQMVFQDPFASINPRMTVMQIIEEGLLVQGVDKAARQQAVMDSLATVHLPAEFAHRYPHELSGGQRQRVALARALIMQPSLLILDEPTSALDSTTQVTVVNLLREIQQKLQISYVFISHDLKVVRALCQHIMVLKDGMCIESGRTEDVFNSPQHPYAQQLLQASMI; translated from the coding sequence ATGATTGATACGCAAACTGACAGCCTAAACGGAAATTATAGCAATACACAGCAAAAGCTAATGTTGAGTGTCGATAAGCTTAGTATTCTTACCAATAACGGCGTAACGTTAGTCGATAAACTCTCTTATGAGCTGCGGCAAGGACAAACTCTTGCTATCGTAGGTGAATCAGGCTCTGGCAAATCTATTGCAAGTCTCGCGCTATTAGGCTTATTGCCAGACAGTTTGACCGTTAGCGGTGAGGTGAAGCTGGCAGGGTCAGCAGGTTTGACTGTGCTACCTATAGCCAATGCCAATGTTAGTGTTAAGGCACGTAACGCTGCGCTGCGCTCTATTCGCGGACAGCGCATCGGCATGGTGTTTCAAGAGCCGATGACAGCGCTCAATCCACTACATACGGTCGGCAAACAAATTGCTGAATCACTACGTCTAGTTGGTGTGCCCAAGAAACAATGGCAAAGCCAAACAATCGATTTACTAAATGATGTCAATATTACCAATCCGATTGATAAGCTGAACCGCTATCCGCATGAGCTATCAGGCGGTCAACGTCAACGGGTCATGATTGCCATGGCATTGGCACAGCAGCCTGATATTTTAATCGCTGATGAGCCGACCACCGCGCTTGATGTGACTCTGCAACATGAGATTCTCGCTCTATTAGATGATCTTAAGCGTCAGCATAATATGGCGATGGTGCTTATTAGCCATGACCTCAATCTGGTCAGGCGCTACAGTGATGAAGTAATTGTCATGCGCCAAGGTAAAAGGATTGAGCAAGGGCAAACCATAAGTGTGTTCAATCAGCCTAAAGCCGAATATACCCGCTCGTTAATCAAACAAGACTTTGGCCAAGCACTGAACTTCTCTAATGATGATCAAAATCATCCACCAACCGTATTGCAAGTCAGCAATTTACAAGTACAGTTTCCCATTGAAAAAAGTCTGTTTGGTGGTACTAAGCGCTGGTTTGATGCGGTAAAAGATGTTGATATGACGCTACAGAAAGGTTGGGCGTTAGGCATTGTAGGTGAGTCAGGCTCTGGAAAAACCACGACAGCGCTTGCGTTAAGTCAATTACTTAGCAATCAAGCACGTGTGGGTGGCGAGATAATGGTTAATGGACAAGATATTTCAGTATTGTCCAAGGGTGAGCTACGTCAGTTTCGCTCGCAAATTCAAATGGTATTTCAAGACCCATTTGCCAGTATCAATCCACGTATGACAGTGATGCAAATCATTGAAGAAGGATTGCTCGTACAAGGCGTTGATAAGGCAGCACGGCAGCAGGCAGTGATGGATAGCCTTGCTACCGTGCATCTGCCAGCTGAGTTTGCGCATCGCTATCCGCATGAGTTGTCAGGTGGTCAGCGTCAACGGGTAGCACTTGCGCGCGCTCTTATTATGCAGCCGAGTCTATTGATATTAGATGAGCCGACGTCCGCGCTTGATAGTACCACGCAGGTGACCGTCGTTAATTTACTACGTGAAATTCAACAGAAACTACAAATCAGCTATGTGTTTATTAGTCATGACTTAAAAGTGGTGCGCGCCTTATGTCAGCATATTATGGTGCTTAAAGATGGCATGTGTATTGAGTCTGGACGTACTGAAGATGTTTTTAATAGCCCACAGCATCCCTATGCGCAGCAGTTGCTGCAGGCGAGTATGATTTAG
- a CDS encoding iron-containing alcohol dehydrogenase produces MKKQNSIVKLVNNKLVNTNGLQNVGYLAVAKTRAKVLKAFAYVVPIRRPMLFVGETSCEELCDMAINEGSTNVFIVTDAVLNKLGIPAKVTDYLDSKNISYTVYDGITPDPTFKVVEEGLRKSIDAKCDSIIAIGGGSVIDAAKMIAMSQGNSCKPQQLIGILKARKPSMPLYCIPTTAGTGSEATLGAVVSDDKTHQKALSIDPRMVPLAAAIDPVIMKGMPAHITADTGIDVLTHALEAWMSANASVETDYYAASAVKSVMQNLPLVYKDGGNLKAREAMGIAAHYGGIAFNKAGLGYVHAIAHQLGAYYSIPHGRANAIVLPYVLDVNHQGSKKRLAELARKTGMVKSGQAGKSDAEIADHLIAQVRELIAALNIDPTVKGMQSSDFDKIAKAAAKEVSDTYAVPTYLSASEIKAILTKIQQASDEYTAGK; encoded by the coding sequence ATGAAAAAACAAAATAGTATTGTTAAATTAGTAAATAACAAGTTAGTAAATACCAATGGATTGCAGAATGTCGGTTATTTAGCCGTTGCTAAAACACGCGCTAAAGTCTTAAAAGCGTTCGCTTATGTTGTTCCAATTAGAAGACCAATGCTATTTGTCGGTGAGACCTCTTGTGAAGAGCTATGTGATATGGCCATCAACGAAGGCAGCACCAATGTATTTATCGTCACTGATGCCGTGCTTAATAAGCTAGGCATTCCAGCCAAAGTGACTGATTATCTAGATAGCAAAAATATCAGCTATACCGTTTATGACGGCATTACCCCAGACCCTACTTTTAAAGTCGTCGAAGAGGGACTGCGCAAATCTATCGATGCTAAGTGCGATTCGATTATTGCCATCGGCGGCGGCTCTGTGATTGATGCGGCTAAGATGATTGCGATGTCACAAGGCAATAGCTGCAAGCCGCAACAGCTTATCGGCATTCTTAAAGCCAGAAAGCCTTCTATGCCGCTCTATTGTATTCCTACCACGGCTGGAACAGGTTCAGAAGCAACCCTTGGTGCAGTAGTATCAGACGATAAAACGCATCAAAAAGCGCTGTCTATTGACCCAAGAATGGTGCCATTAGCAGCGGCTATTGACCCTGTTATTATGAAAGGCATGCCTGCTCATATCACAGCGGATACGGGTATCGATGTTTTAACGCACGCGCTTGAAGCTTGGATGAGTGCTAATGCGAGCGTAGAGACCGATTATTATGCGGCTTCTGCGGTCAAATCTGTGATGCAAAACCTACCGCTGGTTTATAAAGACGGCGGCAATCTTAAAGCCAGAGAAGCAATGGGTATTGCCGCTCATTACGGCGGTATTGCCTTTAATAAAGCGGGTCTTGGTTACGTTCATGCTATCGCTCATCAGCTAGGGGCGTATTACAGTATTCCTCACGGTCGTGCCAATGCCATCGTGCTGCCGTATGTGCTTGATGTCAATCATCAAGGAAGTAAAAAAAGACTGGCAGAGTTGGCTAGAAAAACAGGTATGGTAAAATCAGGACAAGCTGGCAAGAGTGATGCTGAGATTGCCGACCACCTCATCGCGCAAGTACGCGAACTGATTGCCGCCTTGAATATCGATCCAACGGTGAAAGGCATGCAAAGCAGTGATTTTGATAAAATTGCCAAAGCAGCAGCAAAAGAAGTCAGTGATACTTATGCCGTACCGACTTATCTATCAGCGTCTGAAATCAAGGCTATTTTAACCAAGATTCAGCAAGCCAGTGATGAGTATACTGCTGGAAAATGA
- the msrB gene encoding peptide-methionine (R)-S-oxide reductase MsrB, which yields MNHKLKTGAIAMAVAAISMVFVGCAATENTPAVKNTAIDNPYAPTDPNLAVATVAGGCFWCVEAGYEKIPGVVEVVSGYTGGQSTNPTYSTVSAGGTGHTEAAQVYYDPTKITYNGIVQALWRIGDPTDDKGQFVDRGTQYRPAIFYSNAQEKQIAEAAKQSLQDSGIYSKPVVIEIVAASKFYPAEEYHQDYYKKNPIRYKAYTFNSGRYQFIESVYGKDYELDFSQFKPTAAGSVQAISNNASATKASTGFNPDTFVKPAQDELKQSLSDIQYKVTQKDGTERAFDNKYWDNKAPGLYVDVISGEPLYSSRDQYKSGTGWPSFTRPLSTDMVVEKEDRGIFGSRTEIRSRYADSHVGHVFDDGPAPTGKRYCMNSAAMRFIPLAQMEAEGYGNWIDEVS from the coding sequence ATGAATCATAAATTAAAGACGGGCGCTATTGCGATGGCTGTAGCAGCCATCAGTATGGTTTTCGTTGGCTGTGCTGCCACCGAAAATACGCCCGCTGTGAAAAATACTGCCATCGATAATCCTTATGCGCCAACAGACCCAAATCTCGCAGTCGCTACGGTCGCTGGCGGTTGTTTTTGGTGCGTGGAAGCGGGTTATGAAAAAATACCTGGCGTTGTAGAAGTGGTCTCTGGCTATACCGGCGGTCAATCGACCAATCCAACTTATAGCACTGTATCAGCAGGCGGCACAGGGCATACTGAAGCGGCTCAAGTCTATTATGACCCGACGAAAATCACCTATAATGGTATCGTTCAAGCGTTATGGCGCATTGGGGATCCTACCGATGATAAAGGTCAGTTTGTAGATCGTGGTACTCAGTATCGTCCTGCTATTTTTTATAGTAATGCACAAGAAAAGCAGATAGCGGAAGCTGCTAAGCAATCACTGCAAGACTCTGGTATCTATAGCAAACCAGTTGTGATTGAAATTGTTGCTGCTAGCAAATTTTATCCTGCTGAAGAGTATCATCAAGATTATTATAAGAAAAACCCAATCCGCTATAAGGCCTATACCTTTAATTCTGGGCGCTATCAATTTATCGAAAGTGTCTATGGTAAAGACTACGAGCTGGATTTTAGCCAGTTTAAACCTACGGCGGCAGGTAGCGTACAGGCAATATCAAACAATGCGTCAGCTACTAAAGCTAGCACAGGATTCAATCCAGATACCTTTGTGAAGCCTGCACAGGATGAGCTAAAGCAGTCGCTCAGTGACATTCAATATAAAGTCACTCAAAAAGACGGCACCGAACGCGCTTTTGATAATAAATATTGGGATAATAAAGCGCCTGGGCTGTATGTCGATGTGATATCGGGGGAGCCACTATATTCCTCTCGTGATCAATACAAATCTGGCACTGGCTGGCCAAGCTTTACCCGTCCATTGAGCACGGATATGGTCGTTGAGAAGGAAGACCGAGGGATATTCGGAAGCCGTACCGAGATTCGTAGCCGCTATGCAGACTCACACGTCGGTCATGTATTTGACGATGGTCCAGCACCGACAGGCAAGCGCTACTGTATGAATTCAGCGGCAATGCGTTTTATTCCACTGGCACAGATGGAAGCAGAAGGTTATGGCAATTGGATTGATGAAGTAAGCTAG
- the folE gene encoding GTP cyclohydrolase I FolE has product MSNTPTIASNYQESVESYRQLILSTGEDLQRPGLEETPMRAAKAFAHLTQGYHQSLDEVVNDALFPSSNRELVLVQNIEFYSLCEHHMLPFHGIAHVGYLPNGQVLGLSKFARIVDMFAHRLQVQENLSEQVAQTIMDVTGCRGVAVVMDAAHMCMMMRGVNKQHSTTRTTSMLGEFVHDNQARNEFLSAIPRRQPAF; this is encoded by the coding sequence ATGAGTAACACCCCAACAATAGCATCAAATTACCAAGAAAGCGTTGAGTCTTATCGTCAACTGATTCTCTCAACTGGCGAGGACTTACAGCGTCCCGGTCTTGAAGAAACGCCGATGCGTGCCGCGAAAGCTTTTGCACATCTAACCCAAGGTTATCATCAAAGCTTGGATGAAGTCGTCAATGACGCCCTGTTTCCATCAAGCAATCGCGAGCTGGTATTGGTACAAAATATTGAATTTTATTCATTGTGCGAACATCATATGCTGCCTTTTCATGGTATCGCTCATGTAGGCTATTTACCCAATGGTCAAGTACTGGGCTTATCAAAATTTGCCCGTATCGTCGACATGTTCGCCCATCGTTTGCAAGTTCAAGAAAATTTAAGCGAACAAGTGGCACAAACTATCATGGATGTCACTGGCTGTCGCGGTGTAGCAGTAGTGATGGATGCAGCACATATGTGTATGATGATGCGCGGCGTAAATAAGCAGCACTCCACCACACGTACAACATCGATGTTGGGTGAATTTGTCCATGATAACCAAGCGCGCAATGAGTTTTTGAGTGCGATTCCTAGACGTCAACCTGCATTCTAA
- a CDS encoding enoyl-ACP reductase, with amino-acid sequence MLLQGQRFVVTGIASKLSIAWAIAEALHREGASLILTYPNDKIKKRVDMAAEKFEADLVLECDVASDESIAACFEQITAHWGDGIDGVVHAIGFAPMDQLDGDFVKATTREGSQIAHDISSYSFVALAKEARALLAMRHGSMLTLTYEGSISVLPNYNVMGMAKASLEASVRYLATSMGGEGIRVNAISAGPIRTLAASGIKSFRKMLDISEKIAPLQRNITQTEVGNAALFLLSPWASGITGEIMFVDAGFNTVAISEQLMMLDEPK; translated from the coding sequence ATGCTACTACAAGGACAACGATTTGTCGTGACAGGCATTGCGAGCAAACTGTCTATCGCTTGGGCTATCGCTGAGGCACTGCACCGTGAGGGTGCCTCATTAATTCTCACTTATCCTAATGATAAGATCAAAAAGCGTGTCGATATGGCAGCGGAGAAATTCGAAGCAGATTTGGTACTTGAGTGTGATGTGGCGTCTGATGAGTCTATCGCTGCCTGCTTTGAGCAAATCACTGCCCATTGGGGTGATGGAATCGATGGTGTGGTACATGCGATTGGCTTTGCGCCGATGGATCAGCTTGATGGCGATTTTGTTAAGGCAACGACCCGTGAAGGTAGTCAAATTGCCCATGATATCTCAAGCTATAGTTTTGTGGCATTAGCCAAAGAAGCCCGTGCTTTATTGGCCATGCGTCACGGTTCGATGCTGACATTGACATATGAAGGTAGTATCTCGGTATTGCCAAACTACAACGTCATGGGTATGGCAAAGGCCAGCCTCGAAGCCAGTGTTCGCTATCTTGCTACCTCTATGGGCGGTGAAGGCATTCGTGTCAATGCGATCTCAGCAGGTCCTATTCGCACGCTTGCTGCCAGTGGCATCAAATCATTCCGTAAAATGCTCGATATCAGCGAAAAAATCGCGCCGCTACAACGTAATATCACACAAACCGAAGTCGGTAATGCGGCGCTTTTCTTGCTATCACCTTGGGCATCTGGTATTACCGGCGAGATCATGTTTGTTGACGCAGGTTTTAATACTGTGGCTATCAGTGAGCAACTAATGATGCTTGATGAGCCGAAATAA
- a CDS encoding YoaK family protein — protein sequence MITKLPKWILWGGAVLAFSAGCVNTAALMGFTNLSVSHVTGNVSLFAAAIAYLDVRSILYIGALLLSFLAGAILSGYVIGQTSLKLGRRYGSALYIEAALLMVSYWLYQQHDYLGQLAAAMACGLQNAMVATYSGAVIRTTHLTGLTSDMGAAIGNWLAGRSISKPTLGFQAIIWYCFCGGSAVGAFLFAKVGYEALFVPIAIVLTAAFIYNYVSDRLPEKREPKNKRHSS from the coding sequence ATGATAACCAAATTACCAAAGTGGATATTGTGGGGCGGGGCAGTACTGGCATTCAGTGCTGGCTGTGTTAACACTGCTGCGTTAATGGGGTTTACCAATCTATCGGTTTCTCACGTCACTGGCAACGTAAGCTTATTTGCAGCGGCTATTGCTTACTTGGATGTGCGTAGTATCTTGTATATCGGTGCGCTGCTATTGTCTTTTTTGGCAGGTGCGATACTGAGCGGTTATGTGATTGGGCAGACATCATTAAAGTTAGGTAGGCGCTATGGTAGTGCACTATATATCGAGGCGGCACTGTTAATGGTCAGCTACTGGTTGTATCAGCAGCATGATTATTTAGGACAGTTGGCAGCGGCAATGGCATGCGGATTACAGAATGCCATGGTAGCGACTTATAGTGGCGCGGTTATTCGTACTACCCATTTGACGGGTTTGACATCAGATATGGGCGCAGCGATTGGCAACTGGTTGGCGGGTCGATCGATTAGCAAACCGACATTAGGGTTCCAAGCCATTATTTGGTATTGCTTTTGCGGTGGCAGCGCCGTTGGAGCATTTTTATTCGCCAAGGTTGGCTATGAAGCGCTATTTGTACCCATTGCTATCGTTTTAACAGCAGCATTTATATATAACTACGTCTCAGATCGCTTGCCAGAAAAAAGAGAGCCAAAAAATAAAAGGCACTCATCATAA
- a CDS encoding SLC13 family permease — translation MSEQKLDSHLPDDGNEYLFTDTFPKGTGKGLIVVAIAAVISMIIYNVLPFDINANKGLALLFFIGVLWLTEALHVTITALLVVVVGALVGIPEFDAEIGLQSFANPTIYLFFGGFALAAALHVQQLDKKIALKILSMSGGKLSTAVFLIFGVTGFLSMWISNTATAAMMLPLALGILTQVDREKDRGTFVFVLLGIAYSASLGGLGTIVGSPPNAIAAKALNIAFVDWMKFGVPMMLVLLPLLLGAMYVFLKPNLNRKIVLVEDEPIVWNKPRVVTIIVFIVTALSWIFSKKIGAALDITDTDAVIALSAAAAVVSLGLVSWKQVSDNTDWGVLMLFGGGIALSTILKVSGASLVLGETVANALSSAPLIVVMIAVSAFIIFLTEFASNTASAALLVPVFAAIAEQMGLPHEVLVLVIGIGASCAFMLPVATPPNAIVFGTGLIKQSEMIRTGVILNIIATFVVGLWAYFFLI, via the coding sequence ATGTCAGAGCAAAAACTAGATAGCCATCTTCCTGATGATGGCAATGAGTATTTATTTACCGATACCTTTCCAAAGGGTACTGGTAAAGGGTTGATAGTGGTCGCTATTGCGGCGGTTATCAGTATGATTATTTATAATGTATTGCCATTCGATATCAATGCCAATAAGGGTCTTGCATTATTGTTCTTCATCGGCGTATTGTGGCTAACGGAAGCGTTGCACGTCACGATTACGGCACTATTGGTAGTCGTGGTTGGTGCCCTAGTAGGTATACCAGAATTCGATGCCGAAATAGGCTTACAAAGCTTTGCCAATCCGACCATTTATTTGTTTTTTGGTGGTTTTGCTTTAGCGGCAGCCTTGCATGTGCAGCAATTGGATAAAAAAATTGCCCTGAAGATTTTATCGATGTCAGGTGGCAAATTAAGCACAGCGGTATTTTTGATATTTGGCGTGACCGGATTTTTATCGATGTGGATATCGAATACTGCGACGGCGGCGATGATGTTGCCATTAGCACTGGGTATTTTAACGCAAGTTGACCGTGAAAAAGACCGAGGTACTTTTGTATTTGTACTATTAGGTATCGCTTATTCAGCAAGCCTTGGTGGTTTAGGTACGATCGTTGGTTCGCCACCAAATGCTATCGCTGCAAAAGCGCTCAATATTGCCTTTGTGGACTGGATGAAGTTTGGTGTGCCGATGATGCTGGTATTATTGCCGCTATTGTTAGGTGCAATGTATGTGTTTTTGAAGCCCAACCTGAACCGTAAAATTGTACTGGTTGAAGATGAGCCTATTGTATGGAATAAACCTCGCGTAGTGACGATTATCGTCTTTATTGTCACCGCATTGAGCTGGATTTTCTCCAAAAAGATTGGGGCTGCGCTTGATATTACGGATACTGATGCAGTGATTGCCTTATCAGCTGCTGCTGCTGTGGTCAGCTTAGGATTGGTATCGTGGAAGCAGGTGTCTGATAATACCGATTGGGGTGTACTCATGCTGTTCGGTGGCGGTATCGCCCTATCGACGATTTTGAAGGTATCAGGTGCGTCCTTGGTTCTAGGGGAGACGGTCGCTAATGCCTTGTCTTCTGCACCGCTTATCGTGGTGATGATTGCGGTATCAGCATTTATTATTTTCTTAACGGAGTTTGCTTCTAATACCGCTTCTGCCGCACTGCTGGTTCCCGTATTTGCTGCCATTGCAGAGCAGATGGGTTTACCACACGAAGTGTTGGTATTGGTCATCGGTATTGGTGCATCTTGTGCCTTTATGCTACCCGTTGCGACACCGCCAAATGCGATTGTCTTTGGTACGGGATTGATTAAACAGAGCGAAATGATCCGTACGGGTGTCATTCTTAATATCATTGCTACCTTTGTCGTCGGATTGTGGGCTTATTTCTTCTTAATATAG
- a CDS encoding metallophosphoesterase family protein: protein MAHSNSNSNNKQLNTIAAISDIHSNVFALEAVLTDIKQRDIDQIVNLGDILYGPIAPKDTYALLMAQQNDIIIIRGNQDRQIYEATTAEIGNNATMAFIIEDLPKAAVKWLQNLPFDCHLSENIYLCHGSPTDDMVYLLENIETGQPTLRDNLDILAQLNGIGSSVIVCGHTHIPRTVTLSTGQIIINTGSVGYPAYEDDLPILHKMQTYSPHASYVLIKCVDAEQGKYWQTEHIKVPYDYEAAAKLASMNGREDWAFALRTGRVL, encoded by the coding sequence ATGGCGCACTCTAACTCCAACTCTAATAACAAGCAATTAAATACTATCGCAGCTATTTCCGACATTCATAGTAATGTCTTCGCGCTTGAAGCCGTGCTGACTGATATTAAACAGCGCGACATTGATCAAATTGTTAATCTGGGTGATATTTTATACGGACCGATAGCCCCCAAAGATACCTATGCGCTCTTAATGGCACAGCAGAACGATATCATTATTATTCGAGGTAATCAGGATAGACAGATTTATGAAGCGACAACGGCGGAGATTGGCAACAACGCAACCATGGCTTTTATCATAGAGGACTTGCCAAAAGCAGCGGTTAAGTGGCTGCAGAATTTGCCGTTTGATTGTCATTTGAGTGAGAATATTTATCTGTGCCATGGGTCACCAACCGATGACATGGTCTATTTGTTAGAAAATATCGAGACGGGTCAGCCGACCTTACGTGATAATCTAGACATTTTGGCACAGCTTAACGGTATTGGCAGTTCAGTGATCGTATGTGGTCATACTCATATTCCACGTACAGTCACGCTATCGACAGGTCAGATAATCATTAATACAGGTAGTGTTGGTTACCCAGCCTATGAAGATGATTTGCCTATTTTGCATAAGATGCAAACCTATTCGCCCCATGCCAGTTATGTGCTTATTAAATGTGTTGATGCTGAACAGGGTAAATACTGGCAAACTGAGCATATCAAGGTGCCTTATGATTATGAAGCTGCGGCTAAACTGGCTTCAATGAATGGTCGCGAAGATTGGGCGTTTGCATTAAGGACAGGGCGAGTATTGTAA
- a CDS encoding DUF1543 domain-containing protein has protein sequence MPTLFMVQLGGRPKGRLIEQHDIFFGVANQVSELINDINNHWPEVNNKWHIDSYRAITKVGNHTVKLIESDNQAANDNGLKLFFINLGGYQRGSFEEFHHKLLIVAATQAEAIKQAKQSTFYKEFTFKDKDSPFNAASHIDDKFEVDIDDIYNVNDLISNVQILIEPTIHNSHELANADKDKDYVGYLSIKNLRKLL, from the coding sequence ATGCCAACACTCTTTATGGTGCAGCTTGGTGGTCGCCCCAAAGGTCGTTTGATTGAGCAGCATGATATTTTCTTTGGTGTAGCCAATCAGGTAAGCGAGCTAATAAACGATATCAATAATCATTGGCCGGAAGTCAACAATAAATGGCATATTGATTCATATAGAGCGATTACCAAAGTGGGAAACCATACTGTTAAATTGATTGAGTCAGATAACCAAGCTGCGAATGATAATGGTTTAAAACTGTTCTTTATTAATTTAGGCGGCTATCAGCGAGGGAGTTTTGAAGAGTTTCATCATAAGCTACTTATCGTTGCTGCTACTCAAGCAGAGGCTATTAAACAAGCCAAACAAAGTACATTTTATAAAGAATTTACTTTTAAAGATAAAGACTCACCTTTTAATGCCGCATCGCATATTGATGATAAATTTGAAGTAGATATCGATGATATATACAACGTCAATGATCTTATCTCAAACGTACAGATTTTAATTGAGCCTACGATTCATAATAGTCACGAACTTGCAAATGCTGATAAAGATAAAGATTATGTTGGTTATCTAAGTATCAAGAATTTAAGGAAGTTACTTTAG